The genomic interval AGCATGGGTGTGTATAGCGACGGTTCCTACGGCGTTGATAAGGGCCTAATTTACTCTTTCCCCTGTGTTTGTAAGAATGGCGATTGGGAAATAGTTCAAGGTTTGGCGATTAACGATTTCTCCCAGGCTCGAATGAAAGCTACCGAGAAAGAATTGCAGGAAGAGCGCGATGCAGTAAAAGCGCTCCTGCCTAGCTAATCTAAGCTATAGCGCAATGGAAAAAGGCGTGGTGTCATAACCGCGCCTTTTTTTTATCACATTTTTTAGGAGTCTTTATTATGGCACACCCAAAAGTCGGCAATCTCGCACCCAGCTTTACCTTGACCAACCAAAAGGGCGAAAAAGTCTCTTTGAAAGATTTTCGCGGTCAGCGCGTGGTGCTTTTTTTCTATCCGAAGGCATTAACGCCTGGCTGCACCACTCAGGCCTGCGGAATTAGAGACATTAAGGCAGAATTGGCTAAATTGAATACGGTTGTGTTTGGTATCAGCCCTGATCCCGTTGCGAAATTACAGCGCTTCGAAGACAAGCACGATCTCAATTTCAATCTTTTATCTGACGAAGATCACGCCATAGCTGAGAAGTACGGTGTGTGGGATCTTAAGAAATTCATGGGCAAGGAATATATGGGCATAGTGAGAACTAGCTTTGTCATCAATGAGGAAGGGCGTTTAAGTCAGGTGTTCGACAAATTTAAGACCAGTAATCACCACGAGCTGCTCATCGAG from Simiduia curdlanivorans carries:
- the bcp gene encoding thioredoxin-dependent thiol peroxidase; this encodes MAHPKVGNLAPSFTLTNQKGEKVSLKDFRGQRVVLFFYPKALTPGCTTQACGIRDIKAELAKLNTVVFGISPDPVAKLQRFEDKHDLNFNLLSDEDHAIAEKYGVWDLKKFMGKEYMGIVRTSFVINEEGRLSQVFDKFKTSNHHELLIELLQSL